One segment of Thermococcus sp. AM4 DNA contains the following:
- a CDS encoding ABC transporter permease, which produces MGYGKYLVFRIINALIILIIATFIMSALFVKVTIDQNKANYQDALMNWERTTGNKIRQQSGEKAYEEAKKAYEEQLRRQYNLDKGYWSQVIDKTISTLKLDFGQTQTPIWGTNNVRKIILTAIPRSVILFTTATIITMLIGIFLGVRAANNPGSLFDRTLSIFALLTYSLPTWWTGMMFILIFAYKLGWFPLSSMFMPGDTILDKIHKIALPVMTFVFVAFGGWAWTTRNIMIGTLQEDFIMAARAKGLPERKVIYGHALRAAAPPIVTMVIFSLLGSLGGAIISEQVFQYPGMGLLYWTALNQGEVNLVIGLTYFSVVLYLTGVVLADMLYGFLDPRVKVGASANM; this is translated from the coding sequence ATGGGATACGGCAAGTACTTGGTGTTTAGAATAATAAACGCCCTGATAATTTTGATTATTGCAACGTTCATTATGTCCGCGCTTTTCGTTAAGGTGACCATCGACCAGAACAAGGCCAACTACCAGGACGCGTTGATGAACTGGGAGCGAACCACGGGTAATAAGATACGACAGCAGTCCGGTGAGAAGGCTTATGAGGAAGCGAAGAAGGCTTATGAGGAGCAGCTCAGGAGGCAGTACAACCTCGATAAAGGTTACTGGAGTCAGGTTATAGATAAAACGATCTCCACGTTGAAGCTCGATTTTGGACAAACCCAGACCCCAATCTGGGGAACCAACAACGTCCGCAAGATTATTCTCACGGCAATTCCGCGCAGTGTCATTCTGTTCACAACGGCCACTATAATAACTATGCTGATCGGAATATTCCTCGGTGTTAGGGCGGCCAACAATCCGGGAAGCCTCTTTGACAGGACGCTCTCAATCTTCGCACTCCTCACGTACAGTCTGCCCACCTGGTGGACCGGGATGATGTTCATCCTCATCTTCGCCTACAAGCTCGGCTGGTTCCCGCTCAGCTCGATGTTCATGCCCGGCGACACGATACTGGACAAGATACACAAGATCGCCCTCCCGGTCATGACGTTCGTTTTCGTTGCCTTCGGTGGCTGGGCCTGGACAACGAGGAACATCATGATCGGTACCCTCCAGGAGGACTTCATCATGGCTGCGAGGGCCAAGGGTCTCCCTGAGAGGAAGGTTATATACGGCCACGCCCTCCGCGCCGCGGCTCCTCCGATCGTCACCATGGTCATATTCTCACTCTTAGGATCCCTCGGCGGTGCAATCATCAGCGAGCAGGTCTTCCAGTACCCGGGAATGGGACTCCTCTACTGGACAGCGCTCAACCAGGGTGAGGTAAACCTCGTCATTGGCCTGACGTACTTCTCGGTTGTGCTGTACCTCACCGGTGTCGTGCTGGCAGACATGCTGTACGGATTCCTCGACCCGCGTGTTAAGGTCGGTGCATCCGCCAACATGTGA
- a CDS encoding ABC transporter permease: MRWVDFKESLQDFVNEFKREKTGMLGLALLILLIVVAAGAPILTIPDFPDKWRDPQYWQTYPHTVPPTWYNKFISKDLMPQVVYTISDKEHVTITDQNGNQVIVAKYDLPDGYYYGPKGIVVTGFNVTTKPGTPFLPKLSVYLERPDGQKVLLVKDIDLNSGTSVSVGRDSKISARMYLWLVKTADGTIDIQLTPGTGRIRLSFPSDLGIPSYKQFTIAGGVVYTKVNGTITNAVVKFRMGTPIKINANVTNGQIQTTVSRATMTYQETQFKFGSGNVVLTVVNGSAVNGTAYFKSGEINPMAETLEEYIYSVALDKVQSSLLIKDLVRPLFASTDPKDYGGVTGDKLVEAVLDNPKTLHGTYKLDIVVTPAPGVQVNLDNLKIVFMGRVYGHMGTDYQGRDLWAALIWGSRISLVIGITVSLLSTIIGIIYGVTSAYLGGNADEILMRINELFSSIPSLPILILLGATMGHISLSMMVLLLVIFGWMGVARISRSMALQIKEQTYIEAAKALGAGTGRIVFKHMLPQLLPYAFAVIALGVPVAVISEASLSFLGLGDPTAVTWGQILHDAEVQSAATKGYWWWVLPPGLGIATVGLTFVLIGTALDRILNPRLRRL, translated from the coding sequence ATGAGATGGGTTGATTTCAAAGAGAGCCTTCAGGATTTTGTGAACGAGTTCAAACGTGAAAAAACGGGAATGCTGGGGCTTGCCCTCCTCATCCTCCTGATAGTCGTTGCCGCGGGCGCTCCAATACTCACAATTCCCGACTTCCCGGACAAGTGGAGGGACCCGCAGTACTGGCAGACGTACCCCCACACCGTTCCTCCAACGTGGTACAACAAGTTCATCAGCAAGGACCTCATGCCCCAGGTGGTTTACACGATCTCCGACAAGGAACACGTCACCATTACCGACCAGAACGGTAACCAGGTGATCGTGGCCAAGTACGACCTTCCCGATGGGTATTATTACGGCCCGAAGGGTATAGTGGTCACGGGCTTTAACGTGACCACGAAACCGGGCACGCCTTTCCTTCCAAAGCTCAGCGTTTACCTCGAGAGGCCCGACGGTCAGAAGGTCCTCCTGGTGAAGGACATAGACCTGAACTCCGGTACCTCGGTCTCAGTTGGTAGGGACAGTAAGATCTCTGCCCGCATGTACCTGTGGCTGGTCAAAACCGCCGACGGTACCATCGACATTCAGCTGACTCCGGGAACCGGCAGGATAAGGCTCAGCTTCCCCTCTGACCTTGGAATACCCTCGTACAAGCAGTTCACGATCGCCGGTGGAGTTGTTTACACCAAGGTCAACGGCACCATAACCAACGCCGTGGTCAAGTTCAGGATGGGAACTCCGATCAAGATAAACGCCAACGTCACGAACGGGCAGATCCAGACGACGGTGAGCAGAGCCACGATGACCTACCAGGAGACCCAGTTCAAGTTCGGCAGCGGAAACGTTGTTCTAACCGTTGTCAACGGCTCAGCGGTCAACGGAACTGCTTACTTCAAGAGCGGCGAGATAAACCCCATGGCCGAGACCCTTGAGGAATACATCTACTCGGTTGCCCTCGACAAGGTTCAGAGCTCACTCCTCATCAAGGACCTCGTCAGGCCCCTCTTTGCCTCAACCGATCCAAAGGATTACGGAGGCGTTACGGGCGACAAGCTCGTCGAGGCCGTCCTTGACAACCCCAAGACCCTTCACGGCACCTACAAGCTCGACATCGTTGTAACTCCGGCCCCGGGCGTCCAGGTTAACCTCGACAACCTCAAGATAGTCTTCATGGGCCGTGTTTACGGCCACATGGGAACTGACTACCAGGGAAGGGATCTCTGGGCTGCCCTCATCTGGGGAAGCAGGATCTCGCTCGTGATCGGTATCACCGTCTCCCTCCTGAGCACGATAATCGGAATCATCTACGGAGTAACCAGTGCGTACCTCGGTGGAAACGCGGATGAAATCCTCATGCGTATCAACGAGCTCTTCAGCAGTATACCCTCGTTGCCGATCCTGATACTCCTCGGAGCGACGATGGGTCACATCTCGCTGAGCATGATGGTCTTGCTGCTTGTGATCTTCGGATGGATGGGAGTGGCGAGGATATCGCGCAGTATGGCGCTCCAGATCAAGGAGCAGACCTACATCGAGGCCGCCAAGGCCCTCGGTGCCGGAACGGGCAGGATAGTCTTCAAGCACATGCTCCCACAGCTGCTCCCGTACGCCTTCGCGGTCATAGCCCTGGGCGTCCCAGTCGCGGTCATCAGCGAGGCCTCGCTCAGCTTCCTCGGTCTCGGTGACCCAACGGCCGTTACCTGGGGTCAGATCCTCCACGACGCTGAGGTTCAGAGTGCCGCAACAAAAGGCTACTGGTGGTGGGTTCTCCCGCCCGGGCTTGGAATAGCCACCGTTGGCCTGACCTTCGTCCTGATAGGTACGGCCCTCGATAGGATCCTTAACCCGAGACTCAGGAGGCTATGA